GGCTTAAATAGCTAGGCAGAGCGACAGGTTGGATGGAGAGCTCCGGAGTAGGCTTCCCGAGTTCCACGCCGGCCACGTTCGCTCTGAATGCATAGAGGGTTCTCGAGACGGGGAGAGGGGTTTTGGATGGGTCCGTGCTGTCAGAGTTGGATGTCCGGACTCACTAAATCTCCCTCCAGGATTGATGGTGGTTTGCAAGATTTTGGACATCATGGGTCCGTGTTGTCAGAGTTCAACATGCTGAATGTCTGGACTCCTAAATCTCCCCCAAGGCTGATGCTGGTTTATAAGATTTCGACCATCTAAACCGATAtaaacattttatttaactatcactgGATGGGTAAAAGTGTCCGGACGAGAAGCCATTGGATGGGTAAGTGTTCGGGCTGGAAAGTCCAAACATTTGTGGTTGATTTGATGATCGGACTTGCTCTTGTCTTTGGCCCAAGCAGTCCAGGCATTTGCGGTCGATTTGATGAATTAGAGCAGCCCTTAACAAACGGTCCAAACATTTGTGGTCAATTCGGTAATCCATATTAGAGTTGCCCTTAACCGGACCATAAATATCATGATAAGTACCCAAAGATTCATATTGAACTTCAATCAAAGCTTCTCTTGACCCAATGACACGTTGATCGAGGTTCCACCGTAGCCATAAGGGACTATTAAACTGATTAGTTTTTTTTTGTCTATAAGCTCCCGGTGCATCATAAGAACTAGAAAAATAGGGTTCTAGTTGAATAGAGTGGGCATTCAGTGTTTCCATTCAGATCAAACATCGAAACATCAGTTCTGTTtagatactctaacttagctagctagaggttagagttagtttccaACTCATGACTAACCAACTCTAGCCAAACAGGTGTTTGGATGACAAtattagattgacaataaatgcattaAAAAAACTAGGTCCAATTAGTatctcttgggtgggatagtttcttggatagttttttgggtgggttagatgcaactagcttaAAATAAGGACgctgataactgccacacgtgtggcatatacGAAGTGCACTCACACACCGTGTGTGGTGTGAGtaggaggcagcccacacgggctgtgtgtgggcggacattagaattgctcatacgtgtgggcgcggctacttcgtgccacacgtccAACAAAATACTACTCATCTCCACCCCGTGCGTGTGGCACGAAacaaaaatgcccacacgtcctgacACAGCTACGTTTGGTACcccgcgggatgacgatttagttgccatcctggttggcagatgtagttatttgggatggcaagtgtagttgtaaaagcatggcaactctatctgttttggttaactatagttgacatgtctaatttatggtagttgtcgcgtgtaatcaaaccgtagttgccgtgtgtgattaattacttgccacatatggtcaaaacAGTAGTtaccatgtgtgtttacctagttgtcacgtgtggtccaaccatagttgccatgtattgtTAATCACAGTGTCCATGtatgtttatctggttgccacgtacgcgcaactgcagttgccgtgtagcaaagaatcacagttgccatgtgtgtgtaccgagttgccacgttcacgtaactgcagttgccgtgtagcaaagaatcacagttgctatgtgtgtgtaccgagttgccacgttcgcgtaactgcagttgccgtgtagtaaagaatcacagttgccatgtgtgtgtaccgagttgccacgttcgcgtaagtgcagttgccatccacaaggtagaagtgtcgtgtgggcgaaaaacagttcgcccacacgcgcatgacctaggtggtggctgtgtgggcgaaaagcagttcgcccacacaacgcagctggcaaacagcgtggtgcgggcgtgtgggcaaaatctccaacgcccacacaccagccccgtcctacgtggcacaccaaatccaccttttcatgtcaagattcgtgcaaaagacaGTGAACGGCGATCCGGACGTGTGGGCGAGTTGggtaacgcccacatgtgtgggcgttagtgttttcgtaAAATAAGCCtaatgtttggatactttagggctatttgagcccaaactagctgaaactaactctaacccatagATCCAAACAGGGCCATCATAGCAAAAAACCAACAAAGTGATGTCAGGCAATTTTACGTATGTTTTAGATTTTTACATCTAACAATAAGTCATTTTAAGCTTCATCAGCAACAAATGCAAGAGTAGCATTCACAACATCCAGTAAATAAGGGGGAAAAGACGAGGACACCAATCAGGTCAAGCAACGGAACAACTTTAGTTTCAGTTCCCATCTCTATTAATTTGTTGGATGGGTGCACCCATAGACCCATAGAGGCCTTCTGCCATCACTTCACAATATGACACTTGAATTCAGTCAGGTAGGTGGACAGTACAATcccatatagcagcagcagaacaGGAACAAAGATACATTAGGTGTAACAAGCGAAGATGGCTCCAACATCATCCTCCACCTAGGCTCACAAGGTCAGCCCATTGCATACTTCTGGGTCCAGCTCCTCGCTGTGGACTCATACTTCGCACGATCACTCTTGTACATGTGTGCAATCTCCGGAACCAACGGGTCGTCGGGGTTCGGGTCTGTTAGTAGAGAGCAGATTGAAAGGAGCACCTGGAAATAGGGGCTTGTCAGGTAAACGTGCAACTGGAGAACAAATGCTGCAAGGTGGGCGTTTAACTTTGACATGCTTTGTCTAAGCTATAAGAATTAAAACTGCTGGAGCTCCAGCTCAATGACAGGTATCGCTCTTGGTTGGCATGACCAGGTTTGTTACAAAACCATGAAAAGAAGAATCACGTCACCTTTGAAACTGTCAATGCAGGGCTCCATTGTTCCTTCAAGATATCAAGGCAGATGCTCCCATTGCTGTTGATATTTGGGTGGAAAACCTTTGTTTTAAATGCAACCTGCAAAATTATTTCCATAAGAATTTAGCTAGATGGCTTTGGAGCTCAAGATAAGTATTCCAGATTTACATGAATTGTTAAAAGAAATTTGGCAAGCTTAATACTCCAGTTAGACCATTGCTACTGCACAAATACTTTATCCTGACAAAGAACATTAACATGGAACAGAAAAACAACATAAGTGACAAGCAGGAGAGGTATTCATGGTTATGTAACATGCATCTGAATTCCCATTCTAGAGCAGTTATGTCCTAGCTGGCAGCTTCTCTAATGATCTCAATAAATAAATTAGATCATCACCATTATGGAATAATCATCCACAGTACAAGCCAAGGCCTTGAATTGTGACAAGACTAATTAAGCATGCATTGACAAAAATTTGGCAAGCTTAATACTCCAGTTAGTACTATGTTTTGGTATACAGGTCCAGTAAGATGCAAACAGAAAAGGGAGGTGCTAAAAGATGAACCATTCATCTGTCTCTGGCCTAAGCAACTTTACATTTTACCAGGCTGACAGACTAATTAAGCATGCATTGGCAAATATGAGGGGAATTTCTGCACGACGCTGGCAAGGAAGTTTCTTATATCAGGGCTTTGGGAAAGCTCAGAGAGGTACAGAATTGAGAAGGCACTCTTGTATCCTCCTAGGAATGATTTCAGAACATTGCATGCACTGGAAGTGATATTGACTACATACCTTCGGTGGTTTGAATGGGTAGTCTGGGGGGAAGTGAATAGTAACCAAAAATACACCACCAGCATATGGGCTTTCCGATGGGCCCATGATCGTTGCTTGCCAGTGGAACATATCTTCTGCCACAGGGCCTGTTCAGTGAAACCATATGTTTTAGTCACTCATTGGAGCCTCAATTTGAATTGCCATAATGTGATACTTCAAAAAAAAGCATGGTAACAACACATTATTACTAGCAATAGCAGACTACCACAGAAGTACTTCCCAGGTTAGAATGTTTTAAGAATATTCAGGGGTACCCCACGCATTCACGCAAGAACTATTTACTACAGATAGCCCCAATGTTTATGTTTTCATTCCATCAAGATGTAATGATGTAATGATTGACTACTTGTGCAAGATGGTAACTACTATGTTAAACCAGAAGTCCAGATGCTGTAAGAATGAGTAACTGTCGATCATATCAGGAAGTCCTCATCATTTTTAGTGTCTATGCAGCTAGAAGAAATTTTGCCAACAAATCGGTAGCCAAGTATGATACTTCGATAACAGTACGGTAACAACACATTATCTTAGCAAACTACCACGGAAGTACTTCCAAGGTTAAGACGTTCAGGAATGCTTGACTACAACCATGCGTATTCATGGGTGCCCCACAGGCTAACATGTTATGGAATGCTGGACTAAAACTTTTCATATTAATGGGTACCCCACGCATCCACGTCCAAGCATATGTAAAAATGTAATTACTGATTACGTGTTCAAAAGGGGGAAGTACTATGTTAAACCGGGAGCACAGATACGAAAGAAATGAAGGCGAGCATGACTATTTGCAGTAGGTGTTTGGTCCATTGCCACAGTTTTTCTTGCAGGAACAGTACAACTACCATTTTATGTGTGCCAGTAGGCTAACTGTATCGGCTCAGGATGACCAGCGACCAGTTGGTCCACAACGGTTTGCCCTCCCTTTGAGATCCTTACTGGTTACCGCAATTTCTCCCGGCTATACACAGAAATTTCCAAAAGCGCTCGATTCCCCGGGACTACAGTTCTAGCAAATAAGTAGATCCTCTCAATTAATCGACATACATATATCTAGCAACGAGGCCACGGAAACGACAAATCATCACACATGCATCTGTCACCGAGGGATCTTCCATGAAAGTGGCAGTAAATAGGTAGAGCTAGCTGGCAATAAATAAGTAGATCTGGCGGCGAAAATTACCGGCGCTGCAGGAGGTGGGGGGATCCCTCTGCAGGTCCTTGAGCTCCTTGAGGATCCGCTTGGACGCCATGGGGACGGAGACGGGGCCGGGGCCGGCCGGCTAATCAGGCAGCGGAGCTGGCTCCGATTCCAATCGAAATCGAGAGGAGGGAGGAAGTGGGGCGGAGTGGGGAATAGATCGACGGGGAGCGCGTATAAGTAGTCGGGGAGGGGTGGCGTGCGTAGAGGGGAGGAGATTGGGTTGGGTTGGGGCGGAGGATGGTCACGGCACGCAGGGCGGTCTCCGGAAGCTTCCGGCCTGGGTGGAGCACGCGGTATTGCGTACTGGCGGCCAGGCCGCACTGCTGGCTACGGTGGCCGGGTGCGCGGTCGGTCGCGTTAGACGGAcgcggggagggtgcggggaaACGGGTCGGCGACGCGTTTGGTTCTCCTTCTTTTCTCTTGCTTTTCCCCTGGGACCGGCCTCTTTTTTTCTTGCTCTAGCAATGGGTAGGCTATGGGTGGAAACAACTCTCTTCTGCCCAACGTTGCCACAGGCCAACAAATGAACTTGTAAATAATGCTTATTTTTCTCCTCACAAATGAGCACATTGCATGCGATGTTCAACCAAAACACAAATACAAGCATCTTCTTCTCTATATTCTTAGAAACACCACACAACCCTCTAGCCGCTCTTTCTCGTTGAACATGTCGTCCATCACCTTCTCTCGTCATTCACCTCTAAATCTATTGCCCATTGAATCTGCATGTAGCTTCCATGTCATTGTTGAATGCCCTGTCACGTCACTTTCTTTCCGATCTATTCCTAATCCGAGGAACCTAAATCTAGTTGATTGCTCGTGTGTTGCCATGGAATCATAAGCTTATCTATTGAAACATATATCAAAATATCATTATATGTAGTGTGCACATCACATGCTTATGACTATGTTGTGACAAATAGCTCTTGTCTATCTCTCGCTTTCCTCtaaactagtggttggggcgccacctGGTGACGCCTCTTGAGACGGGATTGTGCGCGTTAATCAAGTTACCATATTTGTTAATGTAACTATGACAATAGGCTTAGTTTAGGCAAAAAGACAGACAACCTAAATGATACATCAATAATTAAAGTACATGTAAACTTTCAATTGGCAAACATAGTAAATCTAATTTTAGCGTGGGAAACCTAGAAAGACAGTATGAGCACATTGACATATATCAGAAATAAACTCACAACGGATATCCGTCTCGCATCTTAATACCAGTGTTACAAAATCATATGTTCATATGAGGAGAAGCAAACTTAAGGATTTGTCACTACTTGATTGTGGATACTATATTCATCTACAAACAGGTAACATGCAACAGCTGACCATTGGACTGAGAAAGAGTAGTTTCAGTGTGATTAACCATGCTCGATCATGTTCATTGCTGGACATAAATGATACAACATGTACATGTGATCTTCAGGTTGCTTCGATGTGCAAGACAAAAGGAACTGGCCATCTTCTAAAGAGATGTTTAGTTAGTGTGGCACCATTCAGTCCTGGATCAAGATGGAGCAGCAAGCAAGTACAACAAGATAAATTGTCAATGTTCTGATGTGCGAGCAATGGGATCAAGCTGAGGAGACAAGCTGTCTAATTGGCCGACACCGACCGTGAGCTCACCCAGCCAAGCCCATGTGCAGAGGGCCAGCAGTCAGTCTAAGCCATAAGGCCAAAGAGCTATATAGAGCCCTTACCTCGAGTGGAGCAATGAAGAAGCAAGTAAAAATAAGGAAGAGGGGATAGGGGAAATGTAATACGGTTTTGTTATAGCAAGATCATCAGATCATGGGTGAATCGATCGATCATCAATAAGTTCTTATCGGACGACGGAAAGCGTTGTAAATGATATGAAAATAACTAAAAAAGTTAACTAAATCAAAGCATCCGAAGGACAACCGATTTGGAAAACAAATCTCATggcaaatgatatgaaaataactAAACAAAGGCAATTCAACAGATGTACTGAAACAAATGGGATGGACGTATCCAGGTACTTTACAGTATCAATTGTGAAAAATCCAAATCCACGAGGCCTCCTGATATGCATATCCCTCATAATAACAAATCAGTTATAGCTCTAATTTTTTAAAATGCTGGTGAATGGCATCAGTAACAAGTCCCTATTTTTGAAGATGCTTGGTGAATTTATTTGCACACAAAGATCCATTTTTAGATAAAGCTATGTACATAAAGAAATGGGGCATGAGAAGGCTAGCCTAGAGAAGTGCATTCCACATGCAAGTATTCATAGAACATGTACCTGGACAACTATGTAGATAAAGGTATATTCTTGTGTAATGATGAAGTTGAATCCTAACCCAATTGACAATTAACCGGAGACACCTTGATGTCAAGGTGGTAGCGACAGCAGCACCTATAGGAAGAACACATAAGGATCATACATCAATTGAAAAAATTATTTAGCGAACAGTAAAGAACAGGGTGATAGCAACAACAACACCTACAGGAAGAACACATATACGGGAAAAATGAAGCAAGGGATAATACGTTTCCACTCTCACACATGGTTTGAGCAAAATTTGTGAGCAAGGATGGGGGTTCGAAACAAATAGATTGGCCAGATTCGACCTCACCATCTCTTCTTGCTTGGCGTTGGCAGCGCGTGAGACGAAGTGGATGTCCATGTAGATGAGGAGTGAAGAAATGCTTTTCCCCAGCAAATTGTCATGTTAAGATGCAGTGAAATAACTTTAGGAGGATCATACTCCTACTCTCAGCATGTTAAGATATGCCGAAATATCTAACAACAATGGTACAAACAAAAAAGTTTAAAGGGTAGACTTGTTGTTGTCTTCCAATTTCCAAAATCAGAGAACTACAACAACACAATCGGTATAATTGACAAATACTCAAACAATTAGTAGCTCCAATctagaagatgaagaagaaaggcaaaggtaCAACAACTACCTGAGGTAACCAGTCTTGTGTAAACCAAAATTCAGCATCGAACAAGGCATGTGAAACTATCAAACGATTGTTTAATGCAACTCACTAACTGTATAATACAGTGCAAGCCCACCCTTATGTCCAAAACCTGCACTTGATAGTTTGGTGATTATTAAACTGAAACTTGAACAAGTGATGCTAATTGATTGATGAGAGCAACATAGATAACATTTAGTGACGAGAGCGACATGCAGAGCTAGGATCGGTGAAGTTAATTACCTTTCCGCGGTCTTCGTATATGTAGTCTAGCCCCTTGTAGAAGGGTGGGTGCCCCACTGACAGGTACTAAAATTAACAACCACACACGGTCATTAGCTCATCGCTAGTCGCTAGtacaacctgaaggaaatatgccctagaggcaataataaagttgttatttatatttccttatatcatgataaatgtttattattcatgctagaattgtattaaccggaaacttagtacatgtgtgaatacatagacaaacagagtgtcactagtatgcctctacttgactagctcgttaagcaaagatggttaaatttcctagccatggaaaaagagttgtcatttgataagcgggatcacgcattagagaatgatgtgattgacttgacccattcgttagcttagcacgatgatcgttacagttacattgctactgttttcttcatgacttatacatgttcctcagactatgagattatgcaactcccgaataccggaggaacaccttgtgtgctatcaaacgtcacaacgtaactgggtgattataaagatgctctataggtgtctccgatggtgtttgttgagttggcatagatcaagattaggatttgtcactccgagtatcggagaggtatctctgggccctctcggtaatgcacatcactataagccttgcaagtaatgtgactaatgagttagttacgggatgatgcattacggaacgagtaaagagacttgccggtaacgagattgaactaggtgtgaggataccgatgatcaaatatcgggcaagtaacatatggatgacaaagggaataacgtatgttgttattgaggtttgaccgataaagatcttcgtagaatatgtaggaaccaatatgaacatccaggttccgtaattggttattaaccggagacgtgtctcggtcattgtCATGTTGGCTGAGcttgggcatgcggtagtactgctcctaggagcggtagtaccgcaggcccttgcgctAGTATCGGgcccaggcgcggtagtaccgcaagcgcccacggtagtaccgctcctttggagctgtagtaccgtggccccaGGCCAGGCGCTGCTATGGCTCCAGTAGTaggagcagatgtaattttttacatccgtgccctatgcggtagtaccgcgcccggtGCGTGGTAGTACCGTGTGTTTTGGTCTGGCTCAGCAGCTTGCGCGACAGTAgaagcggatgtaattttttacatccgcaccccgcgcggtagtaccgcccctggctcacggtactaccgtgtcggatttttgcattgactccaactcagcggaagttgccacggatgtatttttatatgtccatgCCTTCTCAAAATTTGGAacatccctgccttgcggtagtaccgcaagggggagtggtagtaccgcgccagcggttctaccgtcCTCTGCGTTAGTGCATTTGGGCTGTCCTGGCTTGTGTTGCTCggacggtagtaccgcggggccctgcggtagtaccgcgatcctggcgcggtagtaccgtgctacgcaggctgggttggtggataacggttggatttgttcttccactatataaggggtgtcttcttctccgagttgactatctcttctatccccaagctccattattgctccaagctccattttagCCCAATctttctccctagccaatcaaacttgttgattctctagggattggttgagaaggcctagatctacacttccaccaagagaaattttattcccccacttatcccttgcggatcttattactcttgggtgtttgagcaccctagacggttgaggccaCCGCAGacccatattccattgtggtgaagcttcgtggtgttgttgggagcctccaattaagttgtggagattgccccaaccttgtttgtaaaggtccggtcgccgcctccaagggcaccaatagtggaatcacggcatctcgcattgtgtgagggcgtgaggagaatatggtggccctagtggcttcttggggagcattgtgcctccacaccactccaatggagacatacttcccctcaaaggaaggaacttcggtaacacatcctcgtcttcaccggctccactcttggttatctcgtgcctttacttgtgcaagcttctttgtgttatatcccttgcttgattgtgtgcttattgttgttgcatcatataggttgcccacctagttgcatatctagacaatctactttgatgcaaagtttaaattggtaaagaaaagctaaacattgttagttgcctattcaccccccccccctctagtcaacactacaaaaaatacacttccgtgatgaaacatgtttgtcacagtaggtcgcgttttttgtcatgcatgtacatccatgacaattttatgacagaatcaagatagtcatacctgtgctgtcgtagaagtgttccatgacattaccaaaattatcatcacggaagtgtccacttccatgacgataaatcgtgcgtcacataagtgctttcgtcaagggtgactaacacgtggcatccaccgtaacagaacaccgttaagctatcgagttcggttttggatccgataacacgctaacagccccgaccaatggggattttccacgtgtaaaatcatcaatggctggaggaaacacgtgtcggctcatcgttgggacagatgtcatccactcattggaccgaaggcgcctatgatacgtcaacacgtggcatggctgaacagaggcccattcctgtgaaaaggccggctcgtttgacttggtcaaaaggtggcgggccggcccat
The sequence above is drawn from the Triticum aestivum cultivar Chinese Spring chromosome 7A, IWGSC CS RefSeq v2.1, whole genome shotgun sequence genome and encodes:
- the LOC123147877 gene encoding ubiquitin-conjugating enzyme E2 28 — encoded protein: MASKRILKELKDLQRDPPTSCSAGPVAEDMFHWQATIMGPSESPYAGGVFLVTIHFPPDYPFKPPKVAFKTKVFHPNINSNGSICLDILKEQWSPALTVSKVLLSICSLLTDPNPDDPLVPEIAHMYKSDRAKYESTARSWTQKYAMG